One genomic segment of Hordeum vulgare subsp. vulgare chromosome 2H, MorexV3_pseudomolecules_assembly, whole genome shotgun sequence includes these proteins:
- the LOC123425060 gene encoding pentatricopeptide repeat-containing protein At5g39680-like — translation MASPGGAALQRHASVAVLRAAEATGNLSAGKAVHAQTVRAAHFDVVLHNHLIAFYAKCGGLGLALAHQVFDAMPSRNPVSGNLLMSGYASSGRHGDALALLRAADFSLNQYVLSTAVSATAHVRSYDMGRQCHGHAVKSGLAEHHYVCNALLHMYCQCAHVEDAVKVFEGVSGFNAFAFNSMINGFLDKGKFDCSVSVVRSMVGEVEQWDHVLYVAVLGHCASTKELLLGRQVHAQALKRRLELSVYVGSALVDMYGKCECACDAHSAFEVLPEKNVVSWTAVMTAYTQNEMFEEALQLFLDLKMEGVQPNEFTYAVALNSCAGLAALKNGNALSASAMKTGHWGALSVCNALINMYAKSGNINNAWRVFLYMTWRDVVSWNLIIIGYAHHGLAREAMSVFHDMLFAEEAPSYVTFVGVLSACAQLGLVDEGLYYLNIMMKEMGIKPGREHYTCMVGLLCRDGRLDEAEHFILNNYIGTDVVAWKSLLGSCQVYKNYGLGHRVAEQILHLKPNDVGTYVMLSNMYAKANRWDGVVKVRKLMRERGVRKEPGVSWIQAGSEVQVFTSDDKNHQLINQITRKLRALIDQIKVIGYVPNFGVVLHDVEDEQKEEHLMYHSEKMALAFGLIHSPEGATIRIMKNLKICDDCHVAMKLISLVTRRRIVVRDTVRFHCIEDGVCSCDDHW, via the coding sequence ATGGCTAGTCCCGGCGGCGCCGCTCTCCAGAGGCACGCGTCCGTGGCCGTGCTTCGCGCAGCGGAGGCCACCGGCAATCTGTCCGCGGGCAAGGCAGTCCACGCGCAGACGGTCAGAGCCGCCCATTTCGACGTCGTCCTGCACAATCACCTCATCGCCTTCTATGCCAAGTGCGGCGGCCTGGGCCTCGCCCTCGCCCACCAGGTGTTCGACGCAATGCCCTCCCGGAACCCGGTCTCCGGGAACCTCCTCATGTCCGGCTACGCTTCCTCCGGGCGCCACGGGGACGCGCTCGCGCTGCTCAGGGCGGCCGACTTCAGCCTCAACCAGTACGTCCTGTCGACCGCCGTCTCCGCGACGGCCCATGTCCGGAGTTATGACATGGGGAGGCAGTGCCATGGGCATGCTGTCAAGTCTGGGCTGGCGGAGCACCATTATGTCTGCAACGCGTTGCTGCATATGTACTGCCAGTGTGCTCATGTGGAGGATGCGGTGAAGGTGTTCGAGGGCGTGTCTGGTTTCAATGCATTTGCGTTCAACTCGATGATAAATGGGTTTCTTGACAAGGGGAAATTTGATTGCTCGGTCAGTGTTGTGAGAAGCATGGTCGGAGAAGTTGAGCAATGGGATCATGTGTTGTATGTCGCGGTTCTTGGGCATTGTGCCAGCACCAAAGAGTTGCTGCTTGGCCGTCAAGTGCATGCCCAGGCGTTGAAGAGGAGGCTCGAGCTAAGTGTGTATGTGGGCAGCGCGCTGGTTGATATGTATGGAAAATGTGAGTGTGCATGTGATGCTCATTCCGCGTTCGAGGTTTTGCCAGAAAAGAATGTTGTTTCGTGGACAGCTGTTATGACTGCTTATACCCAAAATGAGATGTTTGAAGAGGCATTGCAGTTGTTCTTGGACTTGAAAATGGAAGGAGTCCAACCAAATGAGTTCACTTATGCCGTTGCTCTGAACAGTTGTGCTGGTCTTGCAGCCTTGAAAAACGGCAATGCACTCAGTGCCTCTGCTATGAAAACTGGGCATTGGGGTGCTCTGTCTGTCTGCAATGCCCTAATTAACATGTATGCAAAAAGTGGCAACATAAATAATGCATGGAGAGTCTTCCTTTATATGACATGGCGTGACGTGGTCTCTTGGAATTTGATCATAATAGGCTATGCTCATCATGGCCTTGCGAGAGAAGCCATGTCTGTATTTCATGATATGTTGTTTGCTGAAGAAGCCCCATCCTATGTGACCTTTGTTGGGGTGCTGTCAGCTTGTGCACAGTTGGGACTTGTAGACGAAGGACTCTACTATTTGAACATTATGATGAAGGAAATGGGAATAAAACCTGGAAGAGaacattacacttgcatggttGGTTTGCTGTGCAGAGATGGACGCCTAGATGAGGCAGAACACTTCATATTGAACAATTATATTGGCACAGACGTTGTTGCATGGAAATCACTTTTAGGTTCTTGCCAGGTATATAAAAACTATGGCCTGGGTCATCGAGTAGCAGAGCAGATCCTTCACTTGAAGCCCAATGATGTAGGGACATATGTTATGCTTTCTAACATGTATGCAAAAGCAAACCGATGGGATGGTGTTGTGAAGGTCCGGAAGCTGATGAGAGAGAGAGGCGTTAGGAAAGAGCCTGGTGTTAGTTGGATTCAAGCAGGAAGCGAGGTCCAAGTTTTCACATCAGATGACAAGAATCACCAATTGATAAACCAGATCACGAGAAAACTGAGAGCGTTGATAGACCAGATCAAAGTGATTGGATATGTTCCAAATTTTGGAGTTGTCCTACATGATGTTGAGGATGAACAAAAGGAAGAGCATCTTATGTATCACAGCGAGAAAATGGCTCTTGCATTTGGCCTTATTCACAGCCCTGAAGGAGCAACTATCCGTATAATGAAGAATCTCAAGATATGTGATGATTGCCATGTTGCTATGAAACTCATATCACTTGTGACAAGAAGAAGAATAGTTGTAAGGGACACTGTCCGGTTTCATTGTATAGAAGATGGAGTTTGCTCATGTGATGACCATTGGTGA
- the LOC123425061 gene encoding trafficking protein particle complex subunit 3 isoform X1 — protein MPPLTTPKSGDALFASVERVNAELFTLTYGAIVRQLLTDLEEVEEVNKQLDQMGYNIGTRLVDEFLAKSNVSNCADFKETADTIAKLGFKMFLGVTATVTNWDAEGTTCSFVLEDNPLVDFVELPDTCQGLQYCNVLSGVIRGALEMVSMKTEVTWVRDMLRGDDAYEMRVKLTKQVPEEYPYKDDD, from the exons ATGCCGCCCCTCACGACCCCCAAGTCCGGCGACGCCCTCTTCGCCAGCGTCGAGCGCGTA AACGCGGAGCTCTTCACGCTCACGTACGGCGCCATCGTGCGGCAGCTGCTCACGGATCTCGAAGAGGTCGAGGAGGTCAACAAGCAGCTCGATCAGAT GGGTTACAATATTGGAACTCGATTGGTTGATGAATTCTTGGCCAAGTCAAATGTATCAAACTGCGCTGACTTCAAGGAGACTGCTGATACTATAGCAAAG CTTGGGTTCAAAATGTTCCTGGGTGTGACTGCGACTGTAACCAATTGGGATGCTGAGGGTACAACTTGCAGCTTTGTATTGGAGGACAACCCACTTGTAGATTTTGTTGAGCTTCCTGATACTTGCCAAGGTCTTCAGTATTGCAATGTGTTGAGTGGAGTTATCAGGGGAGCACTAGAAATG GTTTCCATGAAGACGGAGGTTACATGGGTCCGCGATATGCTTCGCGGGGACGACGCCTACGAGATGCGGGTGAAGCTCACCAAGCAAGTCCCAGAGGAATACCCCTACAAGGATGACGACTAG
- the LOC123425061 gene encoding trafficking protein particle complex subunit 3 isoform X2: protein MPPLTTPKSGDALFASVERVNAELFTLTYGAIVRQLLTDLEEVEEVNKQLDQMGYNIGTRLVDEFLAKSNVSNCADFKETADTIAKVSMKTEVTWVRDMLRGDDAYEMRVKLTKQVPEEYPYKDDD, encoded by the exons ATGCCGCCCCTCACGACCCCCAAGTCCGGCGACGCCCTCTTCGCCAGCGTCGAGCGCGTA AACGCGGAGCTCTTCACGCTCACGTACGGCGCCATCGTGCGGCAGCTGCTCACGGATCTCGAAGAGGTCGAGGAGGTCAACAAGCAGCTCGATCAGAT GGGTTACAATATTGGAACTCGATTGGTTGATGAATTCTTGGCCAAGTCAAATGTATCAAACTGCGCTGACTTCAAGGAGACTGCTGATACTATAGCAAAG GTTTCCATGAAGACGGAGGTTACATGGGTCCGCGATATGCTTCGCGGGGACGACGCCTACGAGATGCGGGTGAAGCTCACCAAGCAAGTCCCAGAGGAATACCCCTACAAGGATGACGACTAG